The sequence TACGCCGACTCGGTGAATGACGCAGGGTGGCTCTGGGAACAACTGGAAGCCGGAAGAAGACattctcctcctccccgctcctctctctgaaTCCGCGGCTGTGCCACTGGCTTTGTTCGACGTATCTGTTTCCTGGCatgcggcgagagcggcgggggGGCAAGATGAGCTGTCCCTTCCTGCGTCTTAGTGGCAAGCAGGATTGCACACATATACCGGCAAGTAGGCTGTCACTGTCGACTGAAGATGGGCTCTGCCTGGCCTCGTCGGATGCGTGTTTTCTCTGAGTTTCCGGGCCTGCCCAGAAGGAGTCAGTTCATGCAAGGGGGTCATCAGGCTGTCGTGGTCAGTTGCAATCAGAGAAGAGGTCGCTGTGCTCCTCTTGCTTGGTGGAGAGGAGAGTCTGTCGAACACAGAGGGTTAGCACACGCGTGGGTGTGGCGCCTCACGACCTTGCTGGGTGGACTGTCGCGCCTTGCAGGTAGGAGAGCCTGTCCACTATAGCTGGTGCTTGAAGGAGTCCTTCCGCGTGGTCGATAGGGAAGACGAAAGGCCAAAAGATAAGGAAATGTGCACATGCATGAGTGCAGTTTGTGCACGTGGCACACTCTGCATAAGCCTTAATAAAAGGTCATCCAGCTGTTCTTTACCGTGCATGTTATGTTGAGAAGTAGCCGCGCCACCAAACCTATGCGCCtcgaagcgcgagcgccatATCAAAGTAGCCTTTCCCCCAAGGTGCATTCACCATAAACAGGCTTGGCACTTCTATCCCGAGTTCGAGGGGAGACATACGCACGTTATTACCACACAGTAACCTCGGTGGGCGCTGGGGGTGCTCCAGACTAAGCTGGTGGCTCCACTCCGTCGAAAGTCAGACTGCAGCCTTTTCTGTGaggggagagaagcggaCCTGATTGCCACCTTCCATTTATGCCAGTAGACGAGGGTGCGTCAGTTTTTTTGTGTCCAGACGATCCGCGACTTTAGGCTTGACGCCGATGTGGAGCCCGCTGTACTCGAGCAGCCATTGGAGCCTCGCTCGttccctcttcctcctcagtGTCGGCTGAAGGCGAGTTATGGACATGCAGTGACGCAGCTCCTGCTTGAGCCTATTTCCTAGGGCGGGGCGTTCCCGCGGGATGGGCGTGCATCTTGGAAGGACTGTGCGACAACTACAACTACGCGCAAATGTTTGTCAACAGCTCGCCTTGCACCCCACGGCGGCCAGAGCCAGTTGCTCTGCACGCAAGCCCCCCTTCCCAAGTTTTTTCCGTTGAAGGCAAAGTCCGTTCAAACACTACAAGATGTTGGCAgtccgctctctcttcctttCCTTCCCTCGCAGAGAATTAGATGGGGTTGAAGGAGTCCAACGAAGGGGCGCCCATCTCCCCGGGGGCTCGGAGATGGACGAAGtagaggcagcggaggagtgaggggggggggaggggggacggcagggcggcgcgatGCTCCCACGATGAGCTGGCGGCATATCGTCGATTCTACGAAGTGTCGCTAGCTGTTTGCTAGCTGGGCATGAAAACGAATTTTCTTCTGCAAAATCATGAGTATGGTTTCCCGACCTCGCTTGTTTCAGTCGTATatgcgagcggcggcgctctctgcatATTCTTCCCCCTCTTCCGAGAAACACGCGTCACGATGGCTTCCCAACGGGAAGtaagccgcgcgaggagattCGTCGCGCTGTTGTTtgctgtcgtcttcttcgcaaAGCCAGATGCTGCGCCTTCGGTAGCTGATGCCGCAGACTTCACCAGGAAAGGCTCTTTCTCATACGAAGGGGACCTACTGCAGCAGACCGTGACAGATTCGTATAGTATCCAGATGAATGCGGGTGACGTGCTCTCGGTCTGGTGCAAAAATGCCAAGGGCACCTCTCCACCCAAGTTCCCCCCAGAAGTGTGCATGGCGGTTGGAGTGAATTGCAGACCTGATTGCACTGTCAGTTTGGCTTCGTTGTTGGCCCGGAATCCTAAAGCGATCTCAGGGGAGAGTGTTTCTGGCGATGCGCCTCTCAAGATCACGATTCCGGACCAGGTGAACTTGCCGACAGTATTCAGCTTCGCTTGCGTTTCCCCGAACAACGGATCGCCGACAGTCCAGTTTAACGTCACCGTCAGCCCGGGAAAAAAAGGTGCCAAAATGTGGGCGGGGACTGACCCATCCGCGTACAGTGGGGCGACtagcctctctctcgtcggcTCCTTCTTCGTTTTAGCGGTCACGGCTCTTCGCCCGATCGCGTGGCTCTAATCGAAGAAACGCTTAGTCTGTCTCAAAATGgtgccttcttccgcgcccgGTGTCCCCGGATGCAACCCTTTTCTAGTCCGGAATGGCGGCTGTGGACTtagcggcgaaggagggtGACGAGACTTCTCAAGGTCTGGCAACGGGCAACTTGAGTACAGGCAGTCTCTCCCTCCAGGGCTCGCGCATCATAGTCAGAAGGGGAATGCAGACCACCGAGGAAGTCCCCATATGATGCTACGTCCAAGCGAGATTTCATCGAGCAGGTGCTCTACCCTGGCAGTCGACGCGTTATGAGAGTCCTCTCGGTTTCGGGCTCCTCTCCATGTTTCCTAATAGTTCGTACGCTCTCCTAGTTGTCATTTGACTCGTACCGTCTGTCTACGAGTCACAAACGTGAAGCCCCTCAGTTTCCTAATGAACCGTTTTTAAGGCGTACGCGGTTGTTCGTCGCGCTCCCTGAGAAGGATTTTTAGTTCGAGAGCAAGGCTTCAGGGAAGCTTCTTCACTTTTCAGGGTCGCGGTCGTCGTGGTTGGACCAAGAATGTCAGGAATTTTTGTCAAGCGGACACGAGGCTGTTGTGGGCAAATTCAGCAGCCCTCGAGGCGCCCCGAAGATCTCCACTCGACGACTGTTTTCTCTTAGCCGTTTGCTACACGCCCATGTGTCGCCGTGTCCCGAGTGACATCACGTAGATCCCCGTTGCCTGGGTTCCCGCGTTCTTTCCTTAGCTCGTTTGTTTACTAGTCAATTCCTGCACGCCAAGAGAACTCTACGGCTTGCGATAATCTCAACACGGTCGACTTGTTGTCGCTCCAGCATGTAAATGCAGCTGGAGCTCGGAGTCGCGAGACCCGAGGCGCGTCCCTGTGCTCACGCGGTGTGTGCTCGCCCGTTGATGCGCGGCGTCGGgttcgcctgcaggcgcaacGCCGCTCCCTGGTCGGGAGCTTCCACAGTCTGGCGGCTGCGTACGAAAATGAACGTCCGGCGCCGCTGGGGGAAGCGGCTTGCAGTCGAGCCGCTCGGAATCTACGCAGGGGCTTTTTGTGCGCAggtgcctcgccctcgccgctcttctAAATAGGTGGGGGGGCGGCAGGTGATGGTGTCTACGGTGTGTCAGGAGTGCCGTCCTGGAGGCCAACAATGTTGTGCcaggctgcatgcgcgtgaaGTCCGCTCGTTTCTCCGCCGTGTGCACGACTCCCTGCTGCGCATACTCACTTCCGAAACTGAATTTGTGATACCCACGCCCGAACTGAAACGCAGGCACACACAGGGCCTTACCCACTGCTGGTGGAGTGACCCGTGGCGGATTGCGGCAGTGAAGCCAGGGACGCGTTAGTATTGTAGGGTTCCGCAGTTACGACAAACTTTCACAGTTTCTACAGCCGAATAGCTAGCTACTTCGGGTTAAGCGATGCTCCCGCAGGTAGGAAAACCAGTTTTGCTTCCACGCAGATCGACGCCCTCCGGACGCCGGCATGCAGCGTATCAGCACGCAGATAAGACATCCaccgcgcacgcgtcgccctcgcggggACCTCTCACAGATAAAGAGTAGACACAGTGGAAAGACGTCCACTGTCTGCGGCTACGTGGCCTGCTTCCTCTTTTTGGGGTTcttgcgctgctgctgtccgTCCTtctggcgagccgcgggaGTCGAGGTGGCGCTCGAGGAAGACTTCCGTTCAGCCGGAACTCCAGCTTTCTTCTCAGTCTCCTTTCGCTTGCCGGCCTGACTAATATGTGCTTGTGCCAGGGCCTTCTCTCCCCCGTCATCCGTCTGCATCGaaacgcgcgcagacgaagcagatcGTTGTCGtttcgcctgcgtcgagcCCTCCGAAGACGCCGTGCGCTTCGCTTtgctctcctccgcagccCCCCGGTGGAGGCGATTCTCACTGACTGCGCCGTCGTCCGTCCCCGAGATAACgggcgcacacgcggcgagcgaagagaaaaaactgTCGAGGGACGGGCTCGAGAGCTTCTCCAGTCGCCAGTTCACCTGCCTGCGCAACAGACACGCAGCACGCAAAATAGACAACCGCTCTCAGCGAGAGCCGCTCGCGATCACGTCAGCTCGCATGCAGAGTCGCAGCACATTCACcagcccgccccccccctcttcccCCCCTCACTGCATGCTTAGCgtcagaccaaaagagtcCACGAATGGTACTAGACACTGGAGATCGCCACAGCGCTACTCCATCCAGCGGTGAGGCGGTTGGGCAGTTCGCTGGTTGAGCCTCTCCTTGTCGcagcgtgtgcatgcgtggagGCCTCGAGCAGCCCTCAGTTCCGTACCTTTTGAGCAGAGAGACActgaaggcgagggagaccgcctgctgcaggcgggcACCCGCGACAGCCAAGTCTGTGTATCCATTCACGCTTGCAAAGTGCTCCAGCACATCCGAGAATACCGAGCGAGTCAGCggggcgccggagacgactGAGGCCAcagagacggagagaagCTGCGGAAGGTGCAGGACGCGAAAGCACGCCTCgcacacgcgctgcagcgaagacgagagggaCGCACACACGTAGACCGCAGCAGATGGACAGAAGCAAAAGACTGCGCACTGCCTCAGTCACAGGCGGCGAGCCACGGCTCGTCGGTTCGGCACAGCTGAACGTTGAAGTGGCGATGACGCCGGGGAGCAAATGCTGCAGCGAAGCGCAGTCGCAATGAAAGTCAGAGGCAGGAAACGAATACCCTGCGACCCCCTCTGCGCACAGGTCAACGCAAACCCTGCGGCTCCGCTTAGGCTTCAGGCACGAGCTGGGCAGACGTTATCTGctttctgcagcgcagcTTCGATTTTGCGTTTGCATACAAACAGGCAAGAAGAACTCTCCAACCGCTGAGTCTCCGCACACGCTCTGTCAGATGGTGGACCCCCGCTTCGCCCATTCCGCtactcctccccctcccctgcccccccccccccccttgtGCGGCTCTCTTCATGTGTTAgtgtttttccttctcaCCTTCGGAGGAGTCAAGCTGACAATTCTGCGGACAGGATTGAGAAGCGGAACAACGCACAGTGCGGCGTGTTTTGCTCcactgctgcctctcctctgcggtgTGCTGGGGTTCGCTTTCTTGCGTTTCCCTCCGGGTGCCGAtgcggccgcctcctgctCCCCCACAgagtcctcgtcgccgcagccgtgCCGTCCGCAGATGTCGCACCGCTGCGCACCTTGCAGTGCCGcttcggccttcgcggcgagtCGGCGGAGAAAGGAGTCAAACGTCGCGTCCGtggcctcgccgctctcccccctcgcgcTCAAAGCTTCAAAGAGCGCGTGGGCGAGCGAGCTGGAGACGCGCTCCTGCCGTTTCACTTGAGACACCGCAGCGTGCTTTTCGAGAGCCAACACGTCCTCAAACGAGccaacagcagcagcgggaaGGGCGGAAGGAGCGGGAGAGAGTCCGAATTGgggggcgcggctgca is a genomic window of Besnoitia besnoiti strain Bb-Ger1 chromosome IV, whole genome shotgun sequence containing:
- a CDS encoding hypothetical protein (encoded by transcript BESB_054690), whose product is MASQREVSRARRFVALLFAVVFFAKPDAAPSVADAADFTRKGSFSYEGDLLQQTVTDSYSIQMNAGDVLSVWCKNAKGTSPPKFPPEVCMAVGVNCRPDCTVSLASLLARNPKAISGESVSGDAPLKITIPDQVNLPTVFSFACVSPNNGSPTVQFNVTVSPGKKGAKMWAGTDPSAYSGATSLSLVGSFFVLAVTALRPIAWL
- a CDS encoding hypothetical protein (encoded by transcript BESB_054700) — its product is MAAPRARAASGETCAASPDAGAESAANVHEQLELLRAAAPRLSPQPLLLCWPPSACSRAPQFGLSPAPSALPAAAVGSFEDVLALEKHAAVSQVKRQERVSSSLAHALFEALSARGESGEATDATFDSFLRRLAAKAEAALQGAQRCDICGRHGCGDEDSVGEQEAAASAPGGKRKKANPSTPQRRGSSGAKHAALCVVPLLNPVRRIVSLTPPKRVCEACFRVLHLPQLLSVSVASVVSGAPLTRSVFSDVLEHFASVNGYTDLAVAGARLQQAVSLAFSVSLLKRQVNWRLEKLSSPSLDSFFSSLAACAPVISGTDDGAVSENRLHRGAAEESKAKRTASSEGSTQAKRQRSASSARVSMQTDDGGEKALAQAHISQAGKRKETEKKAGVPAERKSSSSATSTPAARQKDGQQQRKNPKKRKQAT